The Candidatus Micropelagos thuwalensis genome has a window encoding:
- the gor gene encoding glutathione-disulfide reductase — protein sequence MSFDYDLFVIGAGSGGVRAARMSASHGAKVAIAEEYRVGGTCVIRGCVPKKLFVYASHFAEEFEDSVGFGWEVGSRSFDWPTLIANKDTEIDRLNKIYMRNLEASGVEILNGRAVFKDAHTILVDGREITANYILVATGATPFMPHIEGIEHAISSNDAFHLEDFPSDITIVGGGYIAVEFAGIFNGLGSDVMLVYRGEEILRGFDGDIRTHVQEEMIKKGVDVQTENDVTSIQKNDDGFEITLKDGTKRKTSCVMYATGRIPYVQGLGLDVVGVELGAKGEIKVDAYSQTSVENIYAVGDVTDRSQLTPVAIREGAAFAETIFNNNPLAVDYSNIPTAVFSQPPVGTVGMTEEEARDEMLEIDIYKSVFRPMKHTLSGRDEKTLMKLIVDRRTEKVLGLHIVGPDSGEMIQAFGIAVKMGATKSQFDATVAVHPTAAEEIVTMKQPVS from the coding sequence ATGAGTTTTGATTATGACCTGTTTGTGATTGGGGCTGGAAGTGGTGGCGTTCGGGCAGCACGCATGAGTGCATCCCATGGTGCCAAAGTCGCCATTGCTGAGGAATACCGTGTCGGGGGTACTTGCGTCATTAGAGGTTGTGTACCTAAAAAGCTTTTTGTTTACGCTAGTCATTTTGCCGAAGAATTTGAAGATTCCGTCGGTTTTGGTTGGGAGGTAGGTTCACGCTCTTTTGACTGGCCTACGCTCATTGCTAATAAAGACACTGAAATTGATCGCTTAAATAAAATTTACATGCGAAATTTGGAAGCTTCTGGCGTGGAAATATTAAACGGTAGGGCTGTTTTCAAGGATGCACACACAATCTTGGTGGATGGACGTGAAATCACTGCAAATTATATCTTGGTAGCTACAGGCGCCACACCCTTCATGCCCCATATTGAGGGGATTGAACATGCCATTAGTTCCAACGACGCTTTTCATCTTGAGGATTTTCCTTCCGATATCACGATTGTCGGCGGTGGATATATTGCTGTTGAATTTGCCGGTATCTTCAATGGGCTAGGTTCGGATGTTATGCTTGTTTATCGTGGCGAGGAGATATTGCGCGGCTTTGATGGCGATATTCGCACCCATGTTCAAGAAGAAATGATTAAAAAAGGCGTTGATGTTCAAACCGAGAATGATGTGACCTCTATTCAAAAAAATGATGATGGTTTTGAGATCACCTTAAAGGACGGTACGAAAAGGAAAACATCATGTGTTATGTATGCGACGGGTCGGATTCCATATGTCCAAGGATTAGGGCTGGATGTTGTTGGCGTTGAACTCGGCGCAAAAGGGGAAATTAAAGTTGATGCTTATTCCCAAACCTCAGTCGAAAATATTTATGCTGTTGGTGATGTGACTGACCGAAGCCAACTGACGCCTGTCGCGATTAGGGAAGGGGCGGCTTTTGCTGAAACAATCTTCAACAACAACCCGCTTGCTGTTGATTATTCAAATATCCCTACAGCCGTTTTCTCTCAGCCGCCCGTAGGGACTGTCGGTATGACCGAAGAAGAAGCACGCGATGAGATGCTTGAGATTGATATCTACAAATCAGTGTTCCGCCCAATGAAACACACATTATCTGGCCGCGATGAAAAAACACTGATGAAGCTGATTGTCGACCGCAGGACTGAAAAAGTTCTCGGCCTTCATATTGTTGGCCCTGATAGTGGAGAAATGATTCAAGCTTTTGGTATTGCAGTAAAAATGGGCGCTACCAAGTCGCAATTTGATGCGACCGTCGCAGTGCATCCAACAGCTGCAGAAGAGATTGTAACAATGAAACAACCTGTAAGTTAA
- the metH gene encoding methionine synthase has translation MSWDRAKRIAELPRLTEKRILTLDGAMGTMIQRHKPDEAMYRGSRFSQFNMDLQGNNDLLSLTQPDMIREIHEVYLDSGSDIIETNTFSSTRIAQADYALEDYAYEMNFEGAKLARQACDKFEATDPSRPRYVAGAIGPTNRTASISPDVNDPGMRNIYYDELVENYVEATRGLIEGGSDIILVETVFDTLNAKAALHAVHIAFEETGVELPLMVSGSITDRSGRTLSGQTTEAFWNSIKHSRPFAVGLNCALGAEEMRPYVAEFSRIADTNICIYPNAGLPNEFGEYDQLAEEMAEIVGEFAELGFVNILGGCCGTTPDHISAISAAAAQNKPRPIPEIDKRLRLSGLEPFTMTDDIRFVNVGERTNVTGSAKFRKLITEGDYETALEVARQQVENGAQIIDVNMDEGMLDSEAAMTKFLNLAATEPDIARVPIMIDSSKWSVIEAGLKCVQGKAVVNSISLKEGEEEFLSHAKLCLRYGAAVIVMAFDEQGQADTADRKFEICARSYRLLVDEVGFPPEDIIFDPNIFAVATGIEEHNNYAVDFIEATKRIRTELPGAHVSGGVSNISFSFRGNDAVREAMHSAFLYHAIHSGMDMGIVNAGQLAIYEDIDAKLKAAVEDVLLNANDNATDNLLKIAEEYLGQGGAKQEADLSWRETSVPDRLMHALVNGIGDYIEEDTELARQSYDRPLNVIEGPLMDGMNRVGDLFGDGKMFLPQVVKSARVMKKAVAYLEPFMDMEKEEAQKSGANIQSSSKGKVLMATVKGDVHDIGKNIVGVVLQCNNFDVIDMGVMVPANDIIDRAVEEKVDIIGLSGLITPSLDEMCHVASEMERRGLNIPLLIGGATTSKIHTAVKINPNYERGQTVYVTDASRAVGVASRLLSDETAEDYRKEIRSDYEKMAENHARGRNEDKRCPIEQARENAFKNDDVKPVKPSFLGTKVFEDYNLAELRDYIDWTPFFQSWDLHGRYPAILSDNVVGEAAKNLFKDANDMLDKMVEEKWVTAKAVIGFWPAARDGDDIIVYEDDTRNAELARLHTLRQQMLRTNNRPNFALADYIQPIGGKPDYIGGFAVTSGHGEDEVAKKFEADGDDYSSIMSKALADRLAEAFAERMHQLVRTEFWGYEPDEALDNDALINEEFKGIRPAPGYPAQPDHTEKGTLFKLLDAETAIGLSLTESFAMWPGASVSGLYFSHPDSAYFGVGKINSDQVVDYAERKGMTLEICEKWMAPILSYKS, from the coding sequence ATGAGTTGGGATCGCGCAAAAAGAATTGCGGAACTGCCGCGTCTAACTGAAAAGCGTATCCTAACCCTCGATGGGGCGATGGGGACAATGATTCAACGTCACAAGCCTGATGAAGCAATGTATCGTGGCAGCCGCTTTTCTCAATTTAATATGGACCTCCAAGGTAATAACGATCTTCTGTCTCTGACCCAGCCGGATATGATACGGGAGATTCATGAAGTGTATCTCGACTCAGGTTCCGACATTATTGAAACAAATACTTTTTCTTCAACCAGAATTGCGCAAGCTGACTACGCGCTAGAAGACTACGCCTACGAAATGAATTTTGAGGGTGCAAAACTTGCGCGCCAAGCATGTGATAAATTCGAGGCGACTGACCCATCCCGCCCGAGATATGTGGCGGGTGCTATTGGGCCGACAAACCGAACGGCGTCCATATCACCGGATGTAAATGACCCCGGTATGCGCAATATATATTACGATGAATTGGTTGAAAATTATGTTGAAGCGACGCGCGGACTTATTGAAGGCGGCTCTGATATCATCCTCGTTGAAACAGTTTTTGACACGTTGAATGCAAAAGCGGCTCTTCACGCTGTTCACATTGCATTTGAAGAGACAGGTGTTGAATTGCCCTTGATGGTATCAGGTAGTATTACGGATCGTTCTGGTAGAACTCTGTCAGGTCAGACGACGGAAGCTTTCTGGAATTCAATTAAACACTCTAGGCCTTTCGCTGTCGGGCTAAACTGCGCTTTAGGTGCCGAAGAGATGCGCCCTTATGTTGCTGAATTTTCGCGTATTGCGGACACAAATATTTGTATTTATCCCAATGCGGGTTTGCCGAATGAATTTGGTGAATATGATCAGCTTGCAGAAGAAATGGCTGAAATTGTTGGTGAATTCGCTGAGTTGGGTTTTGTAAATATTTTAGGTGGTTGTTGCGGGACAACACCTGACCATATCTCTGCGATTTCCGCTGCAGCAGCGCAAAACAAACCACGGCCTATCCCAGAAATTGATAAGCGGCTGCGACTCTCCGGTCTGGAGCCTTTCACCATGACTGATGATATCCGTTTTGTGAATGTTGGAGAGCGAACAAATGTCACCGGTTCAGCAAAGTTTAGGAAACTCATCACTGAGGGTGATTATGAAACGGCTTTAGAAGTGGCGCGTCAACAGGTTGAGAATGGCGCTCAGATTATTGATGTGAATATGGATGAAGGCATGCTCGACAGTGAAGCGGCTATGACCAAATTCTTGAACCTTGCGGCAACCGAACCTGATATCGCACGTGTGCCAATTATGATTGATAGTTCCAAATGGTCAGTTATTGAGGCTGGCTTGAAATGCGTTCAGGGCAAGGCTGTTGTGAATTCTATTTCGCTTAAAGAAGGTGAAGAGGAGTTTTTGAGTCACGCAAAACTGTGTTTGCGCTATGGGGCCGCCGTTATTGTCATGGCCTTTGATGAGCAGGGGCAGGCTGATACGGCTGATAGGAAATTTGAAATTTGTGCGCGTTCTTACCGATTGCTGGTAGATGAAGTTGGCTTCCCTCCTGAAGATATTATTTTTGACCCGAACATCTTTGCTGTCGCCACTGGCATCGAAGAGCATAATAATTATGCGGTTGATTTTATCGAAGCTACTAAGAGGATCCGTACTGAGCTTCCCGGAGCACATGTTTCGGGAGGGGTGTCAAATATATCCTTTTCGTTCCGTGGCAACGATGCTGTTCGCGAGGCAATGCATTCAGCTTTTCTCTACCATGCTATTCATTCTGGGATGGATATGGGGATTGTGAATGCAGGTCAGCTCGCAATTTACGAAGACATTGATGCAAAATTAAAAGCCGCAGTTGAGGATGTGTTGCTCAATGCGAATGATAACGCTACCGATAACCTATTGAAAATCGCCGAAGAGTATCTTGGTCAAGGCGGCGCCAAGCAAGAAGCCGATCTAAGTTGGCGTGAGACATCTGTCCCGGACAGGCTGATGCATGCCCTCGTTAACGGCATTGGTGATTATATTGAGGAAGACACTGAGCTTGCCCGCCAAAGTTATGACCGTCCGCTTAATGTGATTGAAGGCCCGTTAATGGATGGCATGAATAGGGTTGGGGATTTGTTTGGTGACGGTAAGATGTTTTTGCCTCAAGTGGTCAAATCTGCCCGTGTGATGAAAAAAGCTGTGGCTTATCTTGAACCCTTTATGGATATGGAAAAAGAAGAGGCTCAAAAATCTGGCGCAAATATTCAATCTTCCAGCAAGGGTAAGGTTTTGATGGCTACGGTTAAGGGCGATGTCCATGATATCGGCAAGAATATTGTGGGTGTCGTTTTGCAGTGTAATAATTTTGATGTCATAGACATGGGGGTCATGGTACCTGCAAATGATATTATCGATCGCGCTGTTGAGGAAAAGGTTGATATTATCGGTCTCTCTGGCTTGATCACGCCTAGCCTTGACGAGATGTGCCATGTCGCTTCTGAGATGGAGCGTCGTGGTCTCAATATTCCACTATTGATTGGTGGCGCGACGACCTCAAAAATCCATACAGCCGTGAAGATAAATCCAAATTATGAACGTGGGCAGACCGTTTATGTGACTGATGCCAGCCGCGCAGTAGGTGTTGCCAGCCGTCTTTTGTCAGACGAAACTGCAGAAGATTATCGCAAGGAAATTCGGTCTGATTATGAGAAAATGGCAGAGAACCATGCGCGCGGACGTAATGAAGATAAACGTTGTCCGATTGAGCAGGCACGGGAGAATGCCTTTAAGAACGATGATGTGAAGCCAGTCAAACCGTCATTTCTTGGGACGAAGGTGTTTGAGGATTATAATCTAGCTGAATTGCGCGACTATATTGATTGGACGCCTTTCTTCCAAAGTTGGGACTTACACGGGCGTTATCCTGCCATATTGTCGGATAATGTTGTTGGGGAAGCGGCAAAAAATCTCTTTAAAGATGCTAATGATATGCTCGATAAAATGGTCGAAGAGAAATGGGTAACGGCAAAGGCTGTAATCGGTTTTTGGCCTGCGGCACGTGACGGCGATGACATCATCGTCTATGAAGATGATACCCGAAACGCTGAATTGGCAAGGTTGCATACTTTACGTCAACAAATGCTGCGTACAAATAATCGTCCGAATTTTGCTCTGGCGGATTATATCCAGCCAATCGGCGGCAAGCCGGATTATATTGGCGGCTTTGCTGTTACGTCAGGCCATGGTGAAGACGAGGTCGCTAAAAAATTTGAAGCAGATGGAGATGATTATAGCTCCATCATGTCGAAAGCTCTTGCAGATAGGTTGGCGGAAGCGTTTGCCGAACGCATGCATCAGCTGGTGCGTACAGAATTTTGGGGGTATGAACCTGACGAGGCGTTAGATAATGATGCACTTATTAATGAAGAGTTTAAGGGTATTCGACCGGCTCCGGGTTATCCGGCGCAGCCAGATCATACCGAGAAGGGCACTTTATTTAAGTTGCTGGATGCCGAGACTGCTATCGGGCTATCGCTGACGGAAAGCTTTGCTATGTGGCCCGGGGCTTCTGTATCTGGGCTTTATTTCAGTCACCCTGATAGTGCTTATTTTGGAGTTGGTAAAATAAACAGCGATCAAGTTGTTGATTATGCCGAGAGAAAAGGCATGACGCTCGAAATCTGTGAAAAGTGGATGGCGCCGATACTTTCTTATAAATCCTGA
- a CDS encoding NAD+ synthase, whose product MEEKITISLAQLNPKVGDVSGNAGLLRAARAEAIKVGSDFVVSSELFLCGYPPEDLVMKQAFVRHIMDVAEQLVAETADGGPAYIFGLPFVEDGALYNSVMVAEGGRSHIRHKVHLPNYSVFDEKRLFLTGLFPDPVTVSTSAGDLKIGLPICEDIWFEDVCSHLKSCGAQILVSPNGSPYETGKQERRLAHAIERCRATDLPLVYVNQLGGQDELVFDGASFVMSSAGEVQIQLPAWQENIVHTTWSLTQGTATCLSDDKALLEKGLAATYQAAMLGLRDYVRKNGFPSVLLGLSGGIDSAICAALAADALGPEQVHCIMLPSKFTSQESLDDAKECADLLGVKLDEVSIEDSVGVLEGSLSSLFGDLPNDITEENIQSRLRGTLLMALSNKFGSMVVTTGNKSEVSVGYATLYGDMNGGFNPIKDIYKTEIFALAAWRNSHFPVGALGQKGKVIPVSIIEKPPTAELRDNQKDEDSLPPYDALDDILSGLVEEELGFDEIVSRGHDPDTVKRIEHLLYISEYKRRQAAPGVKIGHRNFGRDRRYPITNGFRNARLKG is encoded by the coding sequence ATGGAAGAAAAAATAACCATATCGCTGGCACAACTTAATCCCAAGGTCGGAGATGTCTCCGGCAATGCGGGTTTATTGCGTGCAGCACGCGCTGAAGCTATCAAAGTTGGTTCTGATTTTGTTGTTTCCAGTGAGTTATTTTTGTGTGGTTATCCACCTGAAGATTTGGTGATGAAACAAGCATTTGTGCGTCATATAATGGATGTTGCTGAACAGTTAGTTGCTGAAACAGCAGATGGGGGGCCGGCATATATTTTCGGGTTACCTTTTGTAGAAGATGGCGCGCTTTATAACAGCGTCATGGTGGCAGAAGGTGGGCGCAGTCATATCCGACATAAAGTGCATTTGCCAAATTATTCAGTTTTTGATGAAAAACGACTTTTTCTCACCGGATTATTTCCTGATCCCGTCACCGTTTCTACATCTGCGGGTGATTTGAAAATTGGCTTACCGATTTGTGAAGATATTTGGTTCGAAGATGTGTGTTCGCATTTAAAATCATGTGGGGCGCAAATTCTAGTATCTCCAAATGGTTCACCTTATGAAACCGGCAAACAAGAGAGACGTTTGGCGCATGCGATAGAACGATGCCGCGCTACCGATTTGCCATTGGTTTATGTTAACCAGCTTGGGGGGCAGGATGAGTTGGTCTTTGACGGCGCAAGTTTTGTGATGTCGTCGGCAGGTGAAGTCCAAATTCAATTACCAGCCTGGCAAGAAAACATTGTTCACACCACTTGGTCTTTAACTCAGGGTACAGCCACATGCTTAAGTGACGATAAGGCTCTATTGGAAAAGGGGTTGGCTGCAACCTATCAAGCGGCGATGCTGGGTTTACGCGATTATGTGCGTAAAAACGGATTTCCGAGTGTCTTACTAGGTTTATCTGGCGGAATAGATAGTGCAATTTGTGCGGCATTGGCGGCTGATGCTTTGGGGCCAGAGCAAGTGCATTGTATAATGTTACCTTCCAAATTTACCTCTCAGGAAAGTCTTGATGACGCAAAAGAATGTGCTGACTTACTCGGAGTGAAACTAGATGAAGTTTCTATTGAAGATAGCGTCGGTGTTCTTGAGGGTTCTTTATCGTCGCTATTCGGCGATTTGCCGAATGATATTACGGAAGAAAATATCCAGTCACGGTTGCGCGGTACATTGCTGATGGCTCTATCAAATAAATTTGGTTCGATGGTGGTGACGACGGGCAATAAGTCCGAAGTGTCAGTTGGCTATGCGACGCTTTACGGCGACATGAATGGTGGTTTTAATCCGATCAAAGATATTTATAAGACCGAAATTTTCGCGCTTGCAGCATGGCGCAATTCACATTTTCCTGTCGGCGCTTTGGGGCAAAAGGGCAAAGTCATTCCGGTTTCCATTATCGAAAAACCGCCAACGGCTGAATTGCGCGATAACCAGAAAGACGAAGATAGTTTGCCACCTTACGACGCGCTGGATGATATTTTGTCAGGGCTTGTAGAAGAGGAGCTTGGTTTTGACGAGATTGTTTCTAGAGGTCATGACCCTGATACTGTGAAACGCATAGAGCATTTGTTATACATCTCTGAATATAAGCGGCGTCAGGCGGCGCCTGGTGTCAAAATAGGACATCGAAATTTTGGGCGTGACCGTCGTTATCCTATTACGAACGGTTTTAGAAACGCACGCCTTAAGGGCTGA
- the rpiA gene encoding ribose-5-phosphate isomerase RpiA, producing the protein MSKSDDLKKQAALRALELVVSGMRLGLGTGSTAKHFVAGLGEKCAAGLDVKCVPTSEETRKQAEGLNIPLSNLDELGGLDLTVDGADEMDAGLTLIKGGGAALLREKIVAAASTRMIVIADESKLTERLGAFPLPVEVNPFAHETTAQMICEAISTNGLSGDVTLRGDDNPIMTDGGHYIYDCALGHIEDASSLSEALLNVPGVVEHGLFLGLATGAIIASDTGLKEFGEI; encoded by the coding sequence ATGTCTAAGAGCGATGACTTAAAAAAACAGGCGGCCCTTCGCGCTTTGGAGCTTGTTGTCTCTGGCATGAGGCTAGGCCTTGGCACTGGGTCTACGGCTAAGCATTTTGTTGCCGGTCTTGGTGAAAAATGTGCGGCAGGGTTAGATGTAAAATGTGTGCCGACCTCCGAAGAAACGCGTAAGCAAGCTGAAGGTTTAAATATCCCACTTTCAAACCTTGATGAACTCGGCGGGCTAGATTTGACTGTGGATGGTGCAGATGAAATGGATGCAGGTCTGACGCTTATCAAGGGAGGCGGGGCGGCATTGCTTAGAGAGAAAATTGTAGCTGCGGCCTCAACCCGGATGATTGTTATTGCAGATGAAAGCAAGCTAACTGAACGTCTTGGCGCCTTCCCCTTGCCTGTGGAAGTTAACCCTTTTGCACATGAAACAACAGCACAGATGATTTGCGAAGCAATTAGCACCAATGGCTTGTCCGGCGATGTAACTTTGCGTGGTGATGATAATCCAATCATGACCGATGGCGGTCATTATATTTATGACTGTGCTTTAGGGCATATTGAGGATGCGTCTTCTCTATCTGAGGCTTTGCTCAATGTGCCCGGTGTTGTTGAGCATGGTCTTTTTCTCGGTCTAGCGACCGGCGCAATAATAGCATCTGATACCGGCTTAAAAGAGTTTGGTGAGATATGA
- a CDS encoding TerB family tellurite resistance protein translates to MSIWGKFAGAVVGAYFGGPLGAVAGTVAGHYAFDRELDKEVAFTIALIALSAKMAKADGIVSPVEVDAFYRICRVPEGEQRNVARVYKLAQEDIAGFEAYARQVAEIFADRPKVCEDVLDALFYIAYADGTLNHAEEVFLRRVAENFALSEADFSRIHARHNPNVFDPFAVLGIDPNASFDAARSAWLKASRENHPDQLQARGVPVEILHLANDRMAIINSAWEMIRKEQFNKDV, encoded by the coding sequence ATGTCGATATGGGGAAAATTTGCGGGTGCTGTTGTTGGGGCTTATTTTGGCGGTCCTTTAGGGGCTGTGGCTGGTACTGTTGCCGGTCATTATGCCTTTGACCGTGAGCTGGATAAAGAGGTTGCTTTCACAATCGCGCTCATTGCTTTATCGGCCAAAATGGCAAAGGCAGATGGTATTGTTTCCCCTGTTGAAGTGGATGCTTTTTACCGCATTTGCCGTGTTCCTGAAGGTGAGCAACGCAATGTTGCTCGCGTCTATAAGTTGGCTCAAGAAGATATTGCTGGTTTCGAAGCTTATGCGCGTCAGGTGGCTGAAATATTTGCTGACCGCCCTAAAGTTTGTGAAGATGTTTTAGATGCGCTTTTTTATATTGCCTATGCGGATGGCACACTCAATCATGCAGAAGAAGTATTCCTTAGGCGCGTGGCAGAAAATTTTGCTCTTAGCGAGGCAGACTTTTCGCGTATTCATGCCAGACATAATCCTAATGTTTTTGATCCATTTGCCGTTCTTGGTATTGACCCAAACGCTTCTTTTGATGCCGCGCGATCAGCGTGGTTAAAGGCCTCGCGCGAAAACCATCCTGATCAGTTGCAAGCCCGTGGTGTACCAGTGGAGATTCTGCACTTGGCGAATGACCGAATGGCGATTATTAACAGTGCATGGGAAATGATCAGAAAAGAACAGTTTAATAAAGATGTCTAA
- the gltX gene encoding glutamate--tRNA ligase, with translation MSIITRFAPSPTGRLHVGNARTALFCALFAKASDGQFMLRLDDTDSERSTEAFAQGIIDDLTWLGLPYDLTAKQSDRFDAYDAAFNKLKEMGLVYACYETPDELDLKRKRQRARGKPPVYDRAALELSDEDKAKLESEGRTPHWRFKLSGNKVSWQDLVRGEQLVDTSSLSDPVLVRADGTYLYTLPSAVDDLDFNITHIIRGEDHVTNSAAQIELITALAGEGVDIPVFAHHPLLVMADGSALSKRLGSLSLESLREGGVDPMSINSLIARLGTPDPVEAHAEMDAIVAGFDLTRLGRAPARFDPAELQRLNVKLLQSLPYEKVADRLLSLGIQCDDMQTGALFWETVRGNIDKLEDALALWQIIQGPVESVIDAGDSAYLETALDCLPDEPWDETSWSQWTTKLKQSTGRKGKELFMPLRKALTGQSHGPEMQNLLLLIGPTHVKNRLKG, from the coding sequence ATGTCAATTATTACCCGCTTTGCGCCAAGCCCGACTGGTCGCCTACATGTCGGCAATGCCCGAACCGCATTGTTCTGCGCGCTCTTTGCCAAAGCCAGTGATGGGCAATTTATGCTGCGTTTAGATGATACTGACTCTGAAAGATCCACTGAGGCTTTCGCGCAAGGTATTATTGACGATTTGACATGGCTCGGTTTGCCGTATGATTTAACTGCAAAACAATCTGATCGTTTTGATGCCTATGATGCAGCTTTTAATAAGCTAAAAGAGATGGGGTTAGTTTATGCTTGTTATGAAACGCCCGATGAACTCGACCTGAAACGCAAGCGCCAACGCGCCAGAGGTAAACCCCCGGTTTATGACCGCGCTGCTCTGGAGCTAAGTGATGAAGATAAAGCCAAACTTGAGTCCGAGGGTCGAACGCCGCATTGGCGTTTTAAATTATCCGGCAATAAAGTGAGTTGGCAGGATTTGGTACGTGGCGAACAGCTTGTGGACACCTCCAGCCTTTCTGATCCGGTGCTTGTTCGCGCTGACGGCACATATCTCTATACTTTGCCTAGTGCGGTGGATGACCTTGATTTCAACATAACGCATATTATTCGCGGTGAAGACCATGTAACAAATTCTGCGGCTCAAATCGAATTGATCACCGCCCTTGCTGGAGAAGGTGTTGATATTCCTGTTTTTGCTCATCACCCGCTACTGGTTATGGCTGACGGGAGTGCATTGTCAAAACGACTTGGGTCGTTATCGCTTGAGTCATTGAGAGAAGGGGGTGTTGACCCGATGTCGATAAACAGTCTGATTGCGAGACTCGGCACACCTGACCCGGTGGAAGCGCATGCTGAAATGGATGCGATTGTTGCTGGTTTTGATTTGACGCGCCTAGGTAGAGCCCCCGCGCGCTTCGACCCAGCGGAATTGCAAAGATTGAATGTTAAATTACTACAAAGCCTGCCCTATGAAAAAGTGGCTGATAGATTGTTATCTTTGGGTATTCAGTGTGATGACATGCAAACTGGCGCATTGTTTTGGGAGACCGTGAGGGGGAATATCGACAAGCTTGAGGATGCTCTGGCGCTCTGGCAAATCATTCAAGGCCCCGTGGAAAGTGTAATCGACGCTGGAGACAGTGCTTATCTCGAAACGGCTTTGGACTGTTTACCCGATGAGCCATGGGATGAAACAAGTTGGTCACAATGGACGACGAAGCTTAAGCAATCGACAGGCCGAAAAGGTAAAGAACTTTTTATGCCCCTTCGTAAAGCGCTTACCGGTCAGTCCCACGGACCCGAAATGCAAAACCTGCTGTTGCTTATCGGCCCGACGCATGTCAAGAATCGTCTCAAGGGATAA
- a CDS encoding class II 3-deoxy-7-phosphoheptulonate synthase — MSWSPDSWRKKPVKQVPTYNDEKALKEVEERLAGFPPLVFAGEARNLKSQLANVCNGDAFLLQGGDCAESFVEHQADYIRDTFRVMLQMAVVLTFGTKLPVVKVGRMAGQFAKPRSEDIEVQDGVELPSYRGDIINGIEFTAEARFPDPTRQISAYRQSASTLNLLRAFAKGGYADLNEVHRWNLGFVAESPQGERYQEIADQIDAAMSFMNACGINSLTAPQMSMVDFYTSHEALLLVYEQALTRLDSTSGDFYDTSAHMLWIGDRTRQPDGAHVEFLSGIKNPIGLKCGPSLNPEELIVLLDKLNPENEAGRITLISRFGHDKVEDHLPALIRKVKAEGRKVVWSCDPMHGNTIKASNGYKTRPVDRILTEVEQFIGVHQAEGTHPGGVHFEMTGQNVTECLGGAQAITEADLSSRYHTHCDPRLNGSQALELAFLISEKLKRHHEENTKVA, encoded by the coding sequence ATGAGCTGGTCACCAGACAGTTGGCGCAAAAAGCCTGTGAAGCAAGTGCCAACTTATAATGATGAAAAAGCATTGAAAGAAGTGGAGGAACGCCTGGCCGGTTTTCCACCATTAGTTTTTGCCGGTGAAGCAAGGAATTTGAAGAGCCAGTTAGCAAATGTGTGCAATGGCGATGCGTTTTTATTACAAGGTGGTGATTGTGCTGAAAGTTTTGTCGAACATCAGGCAGATTATATTCGTGACACATTCCGTGTGATGCTTCAAATGGCCGTGGTGCTGACATTTGGCACCAAACTTCCAGTTGTTAAAGTCGGACGAATGGCCGGTCAGTTTGCCAAACCGCGCTCTGAAGATATAGAAGTTCAGGATGGTGTCGAATTGCCAAGCTACCGTGGTGATATCATTAACGGAATTGAATTCACAGCAGAAGCTCGCTTTCCAGACCCGACCAGACAGATATCTGCTTACAGACAATCTGCTTCGACACTCAACCTGCTCCGCGCCTTTGCCAAGGGCGGCTACGCAGATTTGAATGAAGTACACCGTTGGAACCTTGGGTTTGTCGCTGAAAGCCCACAAGGCGAACGCTATCAGGAAATCGCCGATCAGATTGATGCTGCGATGAGCTTTATGAATGCCTGTGGTATTAACAGCCTGACCGCACCGCAAATGAGCATGGTTGACTTCTACACCAGCCATGAGGCGCTTTTACTTGTCTATGAACAAGCCCTCACCCGTTTAGATAGCACAAGTGGTGATTTCTATGACACCTCTGCTCATATGCTTTGGATTGGAGACCGGACGCGCCAGCCTGACGGCGCGCATGTTGAATTTTTATCCGGCATCAAAAACCCTATTGGTTTGAAATGCGGCCCAAGTCTCAATCCAGAAGAGTTAATCGTACTACTTGATAAACTCAACCCAGAAAATGAAGCAGGTCGGATCACGCTTATTTCAAGATTTGGTCATGATAAGGTTGAAGATCATCTCCCAGCTCTTATTAGAAAAGTTAAAGCTGAAGGCCGTAAAGTCGTCTGGTCTTGCGACCCGATGCATGGAAATACGATTAAGGCTTCGAATGGCTATAAGACACGCCCTGTCGATCGTATTTTAACGGAAGTAGAGCAGTTTATCGGTGTGCACCAGGCAGAAGGTACGCATCCTGGCGGTGTCCACTTTGAAATGACAGGTCAAAATGTGACTGAATGTTTAGGCGGCGCACAAGCCATCACAGAAGCAGATTTGTCCAGCCGTTATCACACGCATTGCGACCCGCGACTGAACGGTTCACAAGCTCTCGAATTGGCTTTCCTCATCAGTGAGAAACTGAAACGCCACCACGAAGAAAACACCAAAGTCGCTTAA